From Symphalangus syndactylus isolate Jambi chromosome X, NHGRI_mSymSyn1-v2.1_pri, whole genome shotgun sequence, the proteins below share one genomic window:
- the LOC129475703 gene encoding protein FAM236D-like isoform X2, with protein sequence MYPLLEHDAAGGRDDGAGAEGLNGACRGQALGLFAPGRVTSFASVFNEVLSVPTGTSHTPGSMIFTPFLPPADLNVKGPQKDPEEVVAVSDAAEDPSGGTGLPREPALLRGSWRSRFQRALACFTKCFRGGYRTLGI encoded by the exons ATGTATCCGCTGCTGGAGCACGACGCTGCAGGAGGGAGGGACgatggggcaggggcagaggggctgAATGGGGCGTGCAGGGGGCAGGCCCTCGGCCTCTTTGCACCCGGCAGAGTGACGAGCTTCGCCAGTGTCTTCAACGAAGTCCTGTCGGTCCCTACCGGCACATCACACACTCCTGGAAGCATGATCTTCACTCCCTTCCTTCCACCTGCTGACCTG AATGTGAAAGGGCCGCAAAAAGACCCTGAGGAAGTAGTTGCTGTGTCTGACGCCGCGGAGGATCCATCCGGTGGCACAGGCTTGCCCAGGGAACCTGCTCTTCTGCGAGGGTCTTGGAGGAGCCGGTTCCAGAGGGCCCTGGCATGTTTCACCAAGTGCTTCAG GGGAGGATACCGGACACTCGGAATCTGA
- the LOC129475703 gene encoding protein FAM236D-like isoform X1, which yields MYPLLEHDAAGGRDDGAGAEGLNGACRGQALGLFAPGRVTSFASVFNEVLSVPTGTSHTPGSMIFTPFLPPADLSVFQNVKGPQKDPEEVVAVSDAAEDPSGGTGLPREPALLRGSWRSRFQRALACFTKCFRGGYRTLGI from the exons ATGTATCCGCTGCTGGAGCACGACGCTGCAGGAGGGAGGGACgatggggcaggggcagaggggctgAATGGGGCGTGCAGGGGGCAGGCCCTCGGCCTCTTTGCACCCGGCAGAGTGACGAGCTTCGCCAGTGTCTTCAACGAAGTCCTGTCGGTCCCTACCGGCACATCACACACTCCTGGAAGCATGATCTTCACTCCCTTCCTTCCACCTGCTGACCTG TCTGTCTTTCAGAATGTGAAAGGGCCGCAAAAAGACCCTGAGGAAGTAGTTGCTGTGTCTGACGCCGCGGAGGATCCATCCGGTGGCACAGGCTTGCCCAGGGAACCTGCTCTTCTGCGAGGGTCTTGGAGGAGCCGGTTCCAGAGGGCCCTGGCATGTTTCACCAAGTGCTTCAG GGGAGGATACCGGACACTCGGAATCTGA